In Lolium rigidum isolate FL_2022 chromosome 3, APGP_CSIRO_Lrig_0.1, whole genome shotgun sequence, the genomic window GACTTTGTGTTGTCTCTGCTGATGTTACACTTAATATTCTCTCAGCACTTGTAAAGGCATCCCAGCGAGTACTTTGAGGTTCCTGGAGAGCCATTTCTGCAGCCACTGCCAACTGAATAACCCCTCTGTTTCTTACCAAGGACAATTGGTGTTGACAGAGCATTTGCACCATAGAATGAAGCTCTGAAACAGAAGCTGCTTGTCGACCCTTAGATGGAAAGGACAACTTCTCGAGCTTTAAAGCCTCCATAAGCCATTTCTTAATCAACATTAACCCATCTTTTGATCCTCTGTCTAGTAATGCTTCTAAGTAGCGCTCTCCATCATAGTTGGATAAGAAAGAACCACTTATACTGCCTACTTTGTCATCATGTGCTTTGTCAGTGTAATCAGGTAGCCAGGTAACTTCAGAGTCAATATCTGCAGAGTTCCAGCCAGAAACAAATGCCATCATACTTTCAGACAACATACTGGTCCTACTCTTAGTTTCTTCCATGCTAAAGGCTGTTTCGAAAGGGACCTTTATATCTAGTGGGGAACGTTTAACAGCAGCTTGAGTATGCTTACTGGGAGTTTGAGGATTTTTTGCCACATAATAGGACGAAGTTCTTTCCTTGCGTGGCAACGAGGACAGCATCCTATCAAGAAATGAGTCGCCATGGAAGCAAGGAGTTAGGAGATCGATTGTTCGATCTACAATCAGTAGACCAGCAGAACTCTTGTTACGACCAACATCATATAGACTTGACATATCCATCATCAGTTTCCCAATAACTTTTGATGTATCACCAAGTGAAAATATATCAAGCTTTAGGTCCATCTACACACATTTTGTAATGGAGATCAACAAAAGGTTGTGCGCTTGAAAATAGATAAGAGAAACTACCATGCAGCATGTTGCATATGAAAGCCGTTACCTTATTGGCCAAATGGTACAGGAATTGAGCAGTCAACGTTACTCCAGGGGGCACCTCATCACCATCAAAAGCTTTACCAGTAGATATGGAGGGTAGACCAGGGCTAAGGGAATCCTCACGGTGATTTGACAAATATGATTCAGCAATTGTACCTTCCGAAGGCAAAACAAAAGTCCTTGAGGAAATAGGAGAGAAAATCATCGGAAAGTGACACACGATTACAGACAATCTCTTTCCTCCTGCTTCTACCTGGCCTAAATCATCATCAGAGAAATCTTTTTTCCTCGGGCTAGATTCAGAAGGGCCATAGTGCACTCCAGAACCCCACTTATTATCACCATCTGAGGTAAAATCTCTCTCTGTGTAAGGAATGTTATCTTTATACTTGTTCAACTTCCCACTCTTCTTCAGAAGCTCCTCATGATCCTGAACTAGTAATGTCTCATACTCTCGGAAAGCATCTGGTCCAAGTGGGGAATCAACGTAGGCTGAGTGACCAATCTGCAATAGATTCACGAAAGGTTCAATAGGTTCCTTGCACAATTTAGGATATTTTGAAATGGATTTAAGAAGGTTATAAATAATGAAGTGAATAAGAATAGCAAGATGGGCATTTACTCAACGCTGCAGAATTTACTGTGGATTGCAGAGGAAGCAATGTGCGCAAAGTTCTTACCGATACCCTCCTCATATATGGCTACTACATGAATCAGATGGTTCAGGACTAATGAGGACCTCAACCAAGTCGGGCAAGTTTTAAAATAGATACAATCAAAACAGGTATACTGTATACTACACAAATCAGAAAGTATGTGTGACTAATGGCAACCTTAAGCTGGATCAAATGAGTCCTGAAACAGGGAGCATGCAACTATCCAAGTAACCAATAAACAGAGATCAAACAGTGCAGATAGAGGAGATGCAATGCTAACAGCATGATCTGTGGTAACCAACAtgtatttcggtgttcttttcAATAGAATGAACTTTACGCCAGTCACAATATATTGAATGCTCTTGTCAACGAAGAGAGtctgttatgtggctgctagggtttgggagggaaagagagggctgcgagggcgcgagagggccggccgggggccttgcccacggccggtagcaagagggaagggatttccttcttaattcttgcttgattagatcgatacatctcctctccatatatagagaggtttacttgactcccaagcaaggcttacttgacccctaagcaaaccctaagactaatgggcccaggcccatgacatactctaacactacaccccacctggacatgcagctcgtcctcgagctgcaacctaacgACGATTCAACCCCACACAAACCTAACGCCTAAAAAAcaagccttttacatctcggcctATTGTATTGACCTGAAATAAGCTAACCCGAATGAGACTCCGACTCTTTATTTTTGACTCCGAACGATAAGGCAAGAATCCTCCGTGTGCCGAACTTGTGCATTTACAGCCCCCTGGATCCCAAGGACACCATCGGGACCAAGGGAGCcctcgcggcggccggcggcggaatgcagtggtgctacgcggtgcgctcctgtcggtgacaccatgtcTTCTCCCCGCCGGCTGACTGTCGATGTCGCAGACTTggaggtcgctgcccgcgggaaaaacagcatgtccgccgcccgtggggcgaaccgcacgcccaagatccccgacgcagcggacgagatcgaggttCGTTGCGCAACGatgcgcaacttggaggagctgcaactgcagatcacgcatctcccgcacacgccgacgcgctaggaggccgcgcgcagcagcctgcagcTTCACCGCCGCCGACAtgtggcggatagcgatccaagccggaagcggtgacggcgacggagggaaacggaccTCGTGGCAGGGCATCTCGGGcagtgtcgatgtagagcccgtggccaaggtcgctcccacaccgccgaaaggcagggacggcgtcggtggcggcagcagccgctgctgcggtgttggtggcgacggcagctgctgctgttgcagctgcccaccgaacgaCAGGGACAGCatcggtgaggacagcagctgcagcggcgttggtggcggcggcagctgctgctgttgctgcagcATCCCGGTGGGGAAAaaggcggccggctgctggagaagagggacccccggcgcggaggtagggcccggcccggagatggtggacagcggcagcggggactgcagcagcccgatgtcgggtggcggcgacgacagcagcagcgtcggctgccacggcagcagcgccggcggcggcggcccgtagggACCGGCCGGGAAGAGGCGGATCTCTGGACAGCGGTGGTGAGATCGCGGATTGCTCCGGCGATCTCCTCCGAGGTGAGGGCGACGGGAAGCGGCGCGGTGGAGGTGGCCGGCACCGGCCTGGgcgccggtggtggtggccatCGGGCCAGTGGTGGTGGGAtggctggacatgatcgaacctggaaagctgataccaagtgttatgtggctgctagggtttgggagggagagagagggctgcaagggcacgagaaggccggccgggggccttttgcccacggccggtggcaagagggaagggatttccttcttaattcttgcttgattagatcgatacatctcctctccatatatagagaggtttacttgactcccaagcaaggcttacttgacccctaagcaaaccctaagactaatgggcccaggcccatgacatACTCTAACAGAGTCATAATTTAATAATAAAGTAATAATAATTATTTGCAGGATGGTCAGGCACTTCAGAAGGAAACCAGACATCACAAGTAAAATATTATTGTAGGGGTGAAGCACCTCGGATATCGCTGTCAATACAGTACAATGTGAAACAGTTCCATGGTTGCCCAAGCAGCGTAGAATGTACCGATGTGCATCGCTAAGAAGGCGAGATGTGATTATGACAATCTTCCTTGCTGGATGAGCAAAACTTGAATTCCACTCAGCAGCCTGTGAACACACGATACAGCAGGTGATCAGGTTAAAAAACAGGAGAACAAAAACGAACCCATTATCaaaaagatacaaaaaaaaaagtcaagtTTCCCTGCTTCAATAGCAGGACACAGAAAAGCTTGTTAACTAcatactccctccttcccaaatTAGGATGCCTATAGTTtccagtcaaagtcaaactttttgaagtttgagcaactatatacaaaaaaatatcaacacctaaaattttaaatgcacataatatgaaaatatatttcatgatggttctaaaaatattaatttaAGATTACAAATGTTGAcacttttttctatatagttgatCAAACTTTGAGAAGTTTGACTTTATCCAAATATTATAGGCATCCTATTTTGGGATAGAGGGAGTACAAAAGCACTGCAACTCATCAATATCAGCGGACACACACTAATACCATCTTGGGCCCTTGGTGTCAAGGGCGGCTCTAACATCTGGCTCTACCAGCGTATATGACTTAATGGTTAGGAAAGAAAGGATGATCTATGCATGACTTTGTAATGAGGGTGAAAATTCTGGATTAACTTTTTCATATTAAAAGAAGGTTAACATCTTAGTTGAGATTCATACACCAATGAATGTCATTGTCAAAACCTAGTATGCATACCTGTGAGATGTGACTTGCCTACTAACTTAGGGTACGTTTGGTAGGTATACTAGCGTTGCCACACCACAAGTTAGGCAAGTTTGTCTGAGTTAGTCACCAGTTTAATTGGTAGCCACACTTGTGGCAAGATTCCTTTTATGCAACCAGAGACCCAGATGATTTCAGTAGCTCCTGAAGGGAAACAAGCATTCCTTCTTCGAGTAGTTATTCTTGAAATGAAAGTTGTAGTTAGTCACGTTTAGGTAAAGGTTAGATGATTAGATAAAGAAGAATTGTATGTAAGATGCAAACTATCGAAAGTAATAGGCTCAGAAAGGTGTGGCAAAGTGTGGCGCTCCTTTTGGTCGCCTAACCTTAGGCATGAATGGCAAAAAGGAGCTTAGTATAGCAACCAAACAAGCCATTGATACGAAGAAAACGTTTGAATAGCAGTTTAAAAAGTGATACATTCAAATGACAACTGCTGGCCATAAAACATTTCAATAATGCAGGTAGGGTGCATAAATCATCGGAACAATAGGATATTGATTAAGCATCCAAACTGCCACCAAAACCACTAGTAGAAACACTGCATCAAGACAATCAACTTAGACCAAGGTGTAGATTTCAGTGGATATTACATATCAAGAGAGGGTAAGGGGGAACCTTACAGCATCAAGCGGAGACGTGCTTTCCAAGCTGCAGACTGCACGAGCGCCAAGCTCGAGAAGCAGAGGGAACGCTCCTACGAGCTGGAACGCCTCCAGGGTGCCTGCGTCTAGGTACACTAGCGCGTCTGTAATCTCATCTCCAATCTGCAACCCACGAAATAGATCAGCTTCGATAGTGAAATCTGGGAGAAGTATGATATCACTACTCAAAAAGACCATCGCATGAGCAGTTATCGTCAAGTTTTTCGCAGGTTGAGTCAACAGTTAATAAGGCAGCCACATGTTTTACCACTCGTTCTAAAATGTTCGGCTTTTTTAACAGGCAGAGTGCTCCAACGCGGTCGTCAAATCGTATTTCCGCGTAGCGCGAATTGGCGCAGCTACAGTGGGGAAATTTTGCAGTGATAATACTGGTTTTCTCTCGAAGGGTCGATAGGAAAACAATGAACAAACGACAAAGAATACGGAACCAGCAAAGGGGAACTCGGGGAGAGATCGAACCTGGCGGATGGAGTCGAGGCAGGACGCGATCAGatccaccgccaccatgccgtttCACTCCCAGGCTCCCAGAAGATCCCGGAACCTTCGCCGCGAAGCCACCTGGTGATGCGGTCGGATCGTGCGGTGGGGCGGGAGGGAAGAAGCCGGAAGGAGACCGCGGCTACAGAGGCCGGATATCCGTGCCGCTCCCTCCGCGGGAGAaagaggagagggaggagagatcGATGTCACCTACGGAGCTGCAGCTCGCCGGAGATGCGTTGCTGGCTGCTCCAGCCGCCAGGAGAGGATCGGCGCGGCGGAGGAGACGGTGCGGACGGAGCTCGCCGGATTACCTCCGTTTTAGTTCAGTCTAGTTTATTAGGCCCATGAGATTACGGCCCAACTACTACCAGTGGAAGTCGGAGTAGAAAAGCAACGCCggttctctttcttttctttcacagtaaaaaaaaaaagtgcaCTGTGCCATAATAGCCTGCCAATGAAACTGAATATTCAAAGGAAGAGGGTGGACCTTGTGACACAAGATGTCCGGTGTGTTTTAGAGTGGATGAAGATGGAGGGCATTTGTTTCTCGAATGCAAGTTGGTTAAACAGGTTTGGCGGGAACTACTGTTGGAGGATATCCAGATGCAATGTGTCGAGGCTCCCAAcgcgatgataatgatgaagatagTTATGGGTTTGCCAAATGAGAGGAAACTGCTGACATGCATCCTCCTCTGGGATTGGTGGACTAATGCAGGAAAACTGAGACACATGCGCGTGCCCTCCAAGCTGAAGCGGAGGCCTGTGTCGATGCTGTTGAGGGAGCCGAGGCGCTTGGCCTGAACAGGACCATATTCGAATCAGACTGCCAAGTGTTGGTGAGCGCCCTTAATTCTAACGGCCATGATCTAGTCGAGATTGGTGTGTTACTGTGAGAAGCTAGGAGTAGATGTGTTGCTTCATTTCAGTCTTCTAGTTTTGTCTTCTATCGTCGAGTTTGTAATAAGGTTGCCCTTTCTTTTGCCCAAATGGGTTCTAAGATGGAGGATGAGTGTGTTGGTTGGGCCGATGAGGCACCAGCTTGCCAGCGAATCTGCTGAGCACTCTGGTTAATGGAGGTCCTGTTACCATGTCAAAAAAAAGTGCATCTTAGttatttatttatatatatagcaaaaaaaaaggGAAGCCATGTGGCAGGAAACTCCAAAAAAAATGTCCTCCTTTAGAGCCGTCCGATAAGCTTAAGTGAGCGATCCCGCGCGTCTGATCATCGCAACAAAGGTGTGTCCTATGTATCAATTTCTATGTGAATCTTTAAGAGTTGCGACGTGCAGCAGAAAACTTCTGCAACAATTCCAACATGCCATGTAGCAAAAAGATAAAATATgtagctgttgacgtcagaaacccactggcgggcagagacgggcaacaccgtagagccgggaacaactagggctgcggctggccctagtccctctgagcgacggcccgcaaagcctcctggtcgcacgcaccgatgtttatcacaagggcgtgccacccgacctataccggtcgggaaggtgtggatgatgcctcgcttagtttcctcgcagggcacacacgtaaacgttaaatacgagcctcgatcggctctcgggttatctcgtgaatcggctcaaagagccgatccacccatgattcagacgaggtgtccgaatatatggtggtcctgcttgatcaaggtaaagctcatgagatctacgatgatttagggttttcaccgcataatcggatcatcctactcaggttcgggcctcgcgctcgcgcacggtgaccgtaagccgatcctagacagggcctaaaaaccaacacgaggttgatccccggaacatccgttctaggactagcaaacgccaccctacacgccgctggatcctccgccccttgtaaggcctaactattgcggatattaaactaatccttgtagaacaaggagcaatcgtaacggaccagatctactaaactatgat contains:
- the LOC124703368 gene encoding sec1 family domain-containing protein MIP3-like; the encoded protein is MVAVDLIASCLDSIRQVRSLPEFPFAGSVFFVVSLCLLKKPNILERIGDEITDALVYLDAGTLEAFQLVGAFPLLLELGARAVCSLESTSPLDAAAEWNSSFAHPARKIVIITSRLLSDAHRYILRCLGNHGTVSHCTVLTAISEIGHSAYVDSPLGPDAFREYETLLVQDHEELLKKSGKLNKYKDNIPYTERDFTSDGDNKWGSGVHYGPSESSPRKKDFSDDDLGQVEAGGKRLSVIVCHFPMIFSPISSRTFVLPSEGTIAESYLSNHREDSLSPGLPSISTGKAFDGDEVPPGVTLTAQFLYHLANKMDLKLDIFSLGDTSKVIGKLMMDMSSLYDVGRNKSSAGLLIVDRTIDLLTPCFHGDSFLDRMLSSLPRKERTSSYYVAKNPQTPSKHTQAAVKRSPLDIKVPFETAFSMEETKSRTSMLSESMMAFVSGWNSADIDSEVTWLPDYTDKAHDDKVGSISGSFLSNYDGERYLEALLDRGSKDGLMLIKKWLMEALKLEKLSFPSKGRQAASVSELHSMVQMLCQHQLSLVRNRGVIQLAVAAEMALQEPQSTRWDAFTSAERILSVTSAETTQSLASEIRDFINTSTSVESHKQDNTMGSSQGLLTFQDILLLTIIGYILAGENFPTSIAGGPFSWEDERSLKDVVVDSILERPSSVKFRFLDGLEKELEALARSKDADRNKDSSEPTSTTTDDFDDQWDNWDDDDNTDNQKEEAYGNMQLKLEVRDRVDQLFKFFHILSSMRLRNQVLGEGLAALSRFETDSYSRKCLLYKLILAVLTRYDIPGLEYHSSAVGRLFKSGLGRFGLGQSKPSFGDQSVLIIFVVGGINTLEVREVMKAISESSRPDVELILGGTTLLSPDDMFELMLGSSSFT